In Miscanthus floridulus cultivar M001 unplaced genomic scaffold, ASM1932011v1 fs_13_1_2, whole genome shotgun sequence, a genomic segment contains:
- the LOC136530463 gene encoding alpha-galactosidase-like — protein MAGGGGGSSPARLALLVVAAVAAVVACVAGAVAGGKVVQVEEAHRRSMLANGLGSAPPMGWNSWNHFQCDGNGEVVIRETADALVSTGLAALGYRYVIVDDCWAEPQRDAKGNLVANTKTFPHGIKALADYVHSKGLKLGIYSDAGFQTCAKAQPGSLGHEEQDAKTFAAWGVDYLKYDNCNNGDLKPLERYPEMSRALMKVGWPIYFSLSEWGDMHPAKWGAAYGNSWRTTNDIADTWDSMIATADQNEVWSEYARPGGWNDPDMLEVGNGGMTNSEYIVHFSLWAISKAPLLIGCDVRHMSQETYDILANKEVIAVNQDPLGVQGKKVRMEGSSEIWAAPLSEYRTAVVLLNRHAKDEVTITAHWDDIGLPAGTPVEGRDLWLHETLDATFTDKMSFDVAPHSCRMFVLKPRIHIR, from the exons AtggcgggtggtggtggtggttcgtCGCCGGCAAGGCTAGCACTGCTGGtggtggcagcggtggcggcggtcGTGGCTTGCGTCGCCGGCGCCGTGGCGGGGGGCAAGGTGGTGCAAGTGGAGGAGGCGCACCGGCGGAGCATGCTGGCCAATGGCCTCGGCtcggcccctcccatggg GTGGAACAGCTGGAACCACTTCCAGTGCGACGGCAACGGCGAGGTGGTCATCAGGGAGACCG CGGACGCACTCGTGTCCACCGGCCTCGCCGCTCTCGGCTACAGATACGTCATCGTCG ATGATTGCTGGGCAGAGCCACAACGTGATGCTAAG GGCAATCTGGTGGCCAACACCAAGACGTTCCCGCACGGGATCAAGGCGCTGGCGGATTACGTCCACAGCAAGGGGCTCAAGCTCGGGATCTACTCCGACGCCGG GTTCCAGACCTGCGCCAAGGCCCAGCCCGGGTCCCTCGGGCACGAGGAGCAGGACGCCAAGACCTTCGCGGCATGG GGAGTGGATTACCTCAAGTACGACAACTGCAACAACGGCGACCTCAAGCCGCTGGAGAG GTACCCGGAGATGAGCAGAGCGCTGATGAAGGTGGGGTGGCCGATCTACTTCTCGCTCAGCGAATG GGGCGACATGCACCCGGCGAAGTGGGGGGCGGCCTACGGCAACAGCTGGAGGACCACCAACGACATCGCCGACACTTGGGACAG CATGATCGCCACGGCGGACCAGAACGAGGTGTGGTCGGAGTACGCTCGCCCCGGCGGCTGGAACG ATCCGGACATGCTGGAGGTGGGCAACGGGGGCATGACGAACAGCGAGTACATCGTGCACTTCAGCCTCTGGGCGATCTCCAAG GCGCCACTCCTCATCGGCTGCGACGTGAGGCACATGTCGCAGGAGACGTACGACATCCTGGCCAACAAGGAGGTGATCGCCGTCAACCAAG ATCCGCTGGGCGTGCAGGGGAAGAAGGTTCGGATGGAGGGCAGCAGCGAGATCTGGGCGGCGCCGCTCTCCGAGTACCGGACGGCGGTGGTGCTCCTGAACCGGCACGCCAAGGACGAGGTCACCATCACCGCGCACTGGGACGACATCGGCCTCCCCGCCGGCACGCCCGTCGAGGGCAGGGACCTGTGGCTG CACGAGACGCTGGACGCCACGTTCACGGACAAGATGAGCTTCGACGTCGCGCCGCACTCGTGCAGGATGTTCGTGCTCAAGCCCAGGATCCACATCCGGTGA